The following are encoded in a window of Panicum virgatum strain AP13 chromosome 5N, P.virgatum_v5, whole genome shotgun sequence genomic DNA:
- the LOC120675869 gene encoding protein WALLS ARE THIN 1-like — protein sequence MGRDQAAAAVMAPEKLKLFMGVLALQFLLAGFHIVTRAALNMGISKIVFIVYRNIISLALLAPFAYFLEKKDRPPLTFSLLVEFFLLALCGITANQGFYLLGLYHLSPTYASAIQNTVPAITFAMAAVLRLEQVDLSRRHGLAKVVGTVLSIGGATVITLYKGLPLFHYDLTIKSLLTLSSSSPILNWTLGCVFILGHCLSWSGWMVLQVPVLKRYPARLSVLSLTCIFGLLQFLVIAVFTEEDLSRWKVHSGGELFTILYAGLVASGVAFALQIWCIDRGGPLFTAVFQPVQTVAVAVMAAAILGDQLYTGGIIGAVLIVIGLYFVLWGKSAEKKAATRNQQDQLEQGGRGGGDMARHLLEGGDAPAKDEDAPAIDLLA from the exons atggggaGGGATCAGGCAGCTGCAGCGGTGATGGCGCCCGAGAAGCTGAAGCTGTTCATGGGAGTGCTGGCCCTGCAGTTCCTGCTCGCAGGGTTCCACATTGTCACCAGGGCGGCACTCAACATGGGCATCAGCAAGATCGTGTTCATCGTATACAGGAACATCATCTCCCTCGCCTTGCTCGCCCCGTTCGCTTACTTCCTCGAGAA GAAAGACAGGCCACCACTCACCTTCTCTTTGCTGGTGGAGTTTTTTCTGCTAGCGTTGTGTGG GATAACTGCAAACCAGGGCTTCTACCTCCTGGGCCTGTATCACCTGTCACCAACCTACGCCTCTGCGATACAGAACACCGTTCCTGCGATCACCTTCGCCATGGCCGCTGTCCTCAG GCTCGAGCAGGTCGACCTGAGCAGGAGGCATGGGCTGGCCAAGGTGGTGGGCACGGTGTTGAGCATCGGAGGGGCGACCGTGATCACCCTCTACAAGGGCCTGCCGCTGTTCCATTACGATCTGACCATCAAGTCTCTCCTGACGCTGTCCTCCTCGAGCCCCATCCTCAACTGGACCCTCGGCTGCGTCTTCATCCTCGGGCACTGCCTCTCCTGGTCAGGATGGATGGTTCTTCAG gtgccggtgctgaagaggtacCCAGCCAGGCTCTCGGTTCTGTCACTGACCTGCATCTTCGGGCTCCTCCAGTTCCTGGTCATTGCGGTGTTCACGGAGGAGGACCTGAGCAGGTGGAAGGTCCACTCCGGAGGGGAGCTGTTCACCATCCTATACGCT GGTCTGGTGGCATCTGGCGTCGCGTTTGCTCTGCAGATCTGGTGCATCGACAGGGGAGGCCCGCTCTTCACCGCCGTCTTCCAGCCGGTGCagaccgtcgccgtcgccgtcatgGCTGCCGCCATTCTCGGAGACCAGCTCTACACGGGAGG GATCATCGGAGCTGTGCTGATCGTCATCGGCCTGTACTTCGTGCTGTGGGGCAAGAGCGCGGAGAAGAAGGCGGCCACCAGGAACCAGCAGGATCAGCTGGAgcagggaggaagaggaggaggggacATGGCGAGGCACCTGCTCGAGGGAGGGGATGCTCCGGCAAAAGACGAAGATGCGCCGGCCATTGACCTGCTGGCTTGA